In a genomic window of Sarcophilus harrisii chromosome 4, mSarHar1.11, whole genome shotgun sequence:
- the CTH gene encoding cystathionine gamma-lyase: MQKGEAPEKGFRPHFPHFATNAIHVGQEPEQWSSQAVVPPISLSTTFKQKAPGQHSGFEYSRSGNPTRNCLEKVVAALDGAKYCLAFASGLAATLNITHLLKSGDHIICMDDVYGGTNRYFRCVATELGLKISFVDCSKLKLLEAAITPETKLVWIETPTNPILKVTDIAGCAQVVHKYDNIILVVDNTFMSAYFQRPLDLGADICMYSATKYMNGHSDVVMGLVSTNSEDLHKRLSFLQNSLGAVPSPFDCYLCLRGLKTLQIRMKQHFSNGLAVAKFLEANPRVEKVIYPGLLSHPQYELIQRQCTGCPGMVTFYIKGELAHAEAFLKKLKIFTLAESLGGYESLAEIPAIMTHASVPKQDRKVLGISDTLIRLSVGLEDIEDLLEDLDQALKAACP; the protein is encoded by the exons ATGCAGAAGGGAGAAGCCCCCGAGAAAGGCTTCCGGCCCCACTTCCCGCACTTCGCCACCAACGCCATCCACGTGGGCCAAGAGCCCGAGCAGTGGTCCTCCCAGGCCGTGGTGCCGCCCATCTCGCTGTCCACCACCTTCAAGCAGAAGGCGCCCGGCCAGCACTCG GGTTTTGAATACAGTCGCTCTGGAAATCCCACCCGGAATTGCTTGGAGAAGGTGGTAGCAGCTCTGGATGGTGCTAAATACT GTCTGGCCTTCGCTTCAGGCTTGGCCGCCACGCTGAACATCACTCATCTCCTGAAGTCCGGGGACCACATCATCTGCATGGACGATGTGTACGGAG GGACAAACAGATACTTCCGGTGCGTGGCCACTGAATTGGGTTTGAAGATTTCTTTTGTTGACTGTTCCAAACTCAAGTTGCTGGAGGCTGCAATCACCCCAGAAACCAAG CTCGTTTGGATTGAAACTCCCACAAACCCCATCTTGAAGGTCACTGACATCGCAGGCTGTGCTCAAGTGGTCCATAAATATGACAACATTATCTTAGTTGTGGACAACACTTTCATGTCGGCCTATTTCCAG CGTCCTTTGGATCTGGGAGCTGACATTTGTATGTACTCAGCCACAAAGTATATGAATG GCCACAGTGATGTTGTCATGGGTTTGGTTTCAACAAATTCTGAAGACCTCCATAAAAGACTCAGTTTCTTGCAAAATT CCCTCGGCGCTGTCCCGTCGCCTTTTGATTGTTACCTCTGCCTCCGTGGTCTGAAAACCTTGCAGATCCGAATGAAGCAGCATTTCTCAAACGGCCTGGCGGTGGCCAAGTTCCTGGAGGCGAATCCTCGGGTGGAGAAGGTCATTTATCCCG GTCTGCTGTCTCATCCTCAGTACGAGCTGATTCAGCGCCAGTGCACCGGGTGCCCGGGGATGGTCACCTTTTATATCAAGGGTGAGCTTGCGCATGCAGAAGCCTTCCTTAAGAAACTAAAG ATTTTCACACTGGCTGAGAGCCTGGGAGGATACGAGAGTCTCGCCGAGATCCC GGCCATCATGACTCACGCCTCGGTGCCAAAACAAGACCGGAAAGTGCTGGGAATAAGCGACACTCTGATCCGGCTCTCGGTGGGCTTGGAGGACATTGAAGACCTCCTCGAGGACCTCGACCAGGCCTTGAAGGCTGCG